The following are encoded in a window of Telmatobacter sp. DSM 110680 genomic DNA:
- a CDS encoding translocation/assembly module TamB domain-containing protein, translated as MSESIKPVLTDSPEESQEQPLAWHRRYRRHVLWGGAGMMLLLIVSLVGLYFWASSSYFENIMRKRLIARIEASTGGRAEIGAFHWKVLKMEGEADGVVLHGREAQGEAPYAQLGSLHVAINILGFWSPRILLRDLELDRPQIHLIVYRDGSTNQPQPRKKTESHPLSTLFDLQAGHVEVTHGVLDYEKRSDESDFQDRHLPLNFSANDVSLLLKYVAGNGITQDSYHLDAKLRDLRLVRGPADHPEAPPVEGYIEASVDLTRNAAYLRSLQLTAHSKGSADRVLNVTGELDDFNRPRWKTQVQGEVDLKLMEPALGYPSTPEGIAKLNLAAAGQDGEFRIDGTVHADNAAYVGTGVVARGVGLDARVHADPQRLQITNVTARLKQGGQMDGEVLLDHWIAPLAGAPVVQAAAEPVKREKKGKSHEQPAPLPVKVDTDLHTNGKVIANFRDVALDTVLDMVSEEPFTRLGLDARLNGLSTAAWNNGDVNTLEVTSKFDMSPSSKRVVDEAPTSGVIYGTYRQRNGAVDLRNLQVNLPASHVSAHGQLGAFPMTSPTGIVVEFHSRDLDEFDTVFSALGLTRDGKTGTSALPVDLDGQADFKGTWTGSLVDPHLAGDLHASDLALELPAKDKDEKPQVVHLDSADATGSYSAMRIAIDHGELKHGDASISLDGTLTSAKAPLAKSPGIPQFDASSLLRANLHATSVNADKLAPFLEKHLPIAGSMSAQIAVDGPVEKLNGNGWVQLDNGELYGEPLTRIRAEGKFTGPLVQLASVTLNHAAGTVAASGSYDLHTQQFTVDARGAGIDIAKVDKLRNAGTALSGSMGFTLSGSGTVDDPHLNARASLANFTVSGERFGEFDIVAHTANRNVTYDITSRLEAAELTAHGQTALQGDNETQASLNFSKFNIGALLEMAHINGLTGESDLEGTVTVQGPLARPEQMRGDARIQELAVTIAGVHLHSEGGLHASMNNSLITLDPLHVTGEETDLHAQGTLNLTGKRQLDLAANGSINLKLAESIDPDLTARGTTTFRVEAHGPLENPGLSGKIDFEDASLALEDLPNSLSQLHGTLEFNQNRLEVKSLTAMSGGGLLSVSGYLAYQHGIYADLALKGKSIRIRYPQGVSSAADINLQLQGPQNNLLLSGNVMITRFTVSPEMDFVALAAQAGKSQPIAPANAPSNHVRLDVRIQSSPQLNFQNAYAKLAGDVDLRLRGTVASPSLLGRISITEGSATIAGTRYELQRGEITFNNPVRIQPLIDLNATARVEDYDITLGLHGSVDQLAVTYRSDPPLPEADVVALLALGRTQDQQRLYTAQQEQIANNPATDALLGGALNATVSSRVQKLFGAGSVKVDPNYLGVLGNSTTRITVEEQLGKNLTLTYATDVDTTAQQLLQAEIAINRHVSLLVARDESGVFSMVVKATRRFK; from the coding sequence ATGAGCGAGAGCATCAAGCCCGTGTTGACCGACTCTCCTGAGGAGAGCCAGGAGCAGCCGCTCGCGTGGCATCGCCGCTATCGGCGCCACGTGTTGTGGGGCGGAGCGGGAATGATGCTGCTGCTCATCGTTAGTCTCGTGGGATTGTACTTCTGGGCAAGCTCTTCCTATTTCGAAAACATCATGCGCAAGCGGCTGATTGCGCGCATCGAAGCTTCCACCGGCGGCCGCGCGGAGATCGGCGCCTTCCACTGGAAGGTGCTGAAGATGGAAGGCGAGGCGGATGGCGTGGTACTGCACGGACGCGAAGCGCAAGGCGAGGCGCCTTACGCACAACTGGGTTCCCTGCACGTTGCGATCAACATACTGGGCTTCTGGAGTCCGCGCATTCTGCTGCGCGATCTCGAACTGGACCGGCCGCAGATTCACCTGATTGTTTATCGCGACGGATCGACGAATCAGCCGCAGCCGCGCAAGAAGACGGAATCGCATCCGCTGAGCACGCTGTTTGATCTGCAGGCCGGGCACGTCGAGGTGACGCATGGCGTGCTGGATTACGAGAAGCGGTCGGACGAGAGTGATTTTCAGGACCGCCATCTCCCGCTGAATTTTTCAGCGAACGATGTTTCGTTGTTGTTGAAGTATGTTGCGGGGAACGGGATTACACAGGATAGCTATCATCTGGATGCGAAATTGCGTGACCTGCGCCTGGTGCGCGGCCCCGCCGATCATCCGGAGGCGCCGCCGGTGGAGGGATACATCGAAGCGTCGGTGGATTTGACGCGTAACGCCGCCTACCTGCGTTCGCTGCAGTTGACAGCCCACAGCAAAGGGTCGGCAGATCGCGTGCTGAATGTCACGGGCGAGCTTGATGATTTCAACCGTCCTCGCTGGAAGACGCAGGTGCAGGGCGAAGTGGACTTGAAGTTAATGGAGCCGGCGCTGGGTTATCCATCAACGCCGGAGGGGATCGCGAAGTTGAACCTCGCGGCTGCAGGGCAGGACGGTGAATTTCGCATCGACGGAACGGTACATGCGGACAACGCGGCGTATGTCGGAACCGGCGTGGTGGCTCGCGGTGTTGGACTGGATGCGCGTGTGCACGCCGATCCGCAGCGATTACAGATTACTAATGTGACAGCGCGACTGAAGCAGGGCGGACAGATGGACGGCGAGGTGCTGTTGGATCACTGGATCGCGCCGCTTGCGGGTGCTCCGGTGGTGCAGGCTGCGGCTGAGCCGGTGAAGCGTGAGAAGAAGGGGAAGAGCCACGAACAGCCGGCACCCCTGCCAGTCAAAGTTGACACTGATCTACACACCAACGGCAAAGTGATTGCGAACTTCAGAGACGTTGCGCTGGACACAGTGCTTGACATGGTGAGCGAAGAGCCATTCACGCGGCTCGGGTTGGATGCGCGGCTGAATGGATTATCGACCGCAGCTTGGAACAACGGGGATGTAAACACGCTGGAGGTGACTTCGAAGTTCGACATGAGCCCTTCGAGCAAGCGGGTCGTGGACGAAGCGCCGACCAGCGGGGTTATCTATGGGACATATCGGCAGCGCAATGGAGCTGTAGATTTGCGAAATCTGCAGGTAAATCTGCCTGCCAGCCACGTGAGCGCGCATGGGCAGCTTGGTGCGTTTCCCATGACCAGCCCAACCGGTATTGTGGTCGAGTTTCATTCGCGCGATCTAGATGAGTTCGACACGGTTTTCAGTGCGCTGGGCCTTACGCGCGATGGCAAGACTGGAACGTCGGCTCTGCCGGTCGATCTCGACGGGCAAGCGGATTTCAAAGGTACATGGACCGGTTCGCTTGTTGATCCGCACCTGGCGGGAGATCTGCACGCATCGGATCTTGCCCTGGAGCTTCCGGCGAAGGATAAGGACGAAAAGCCGCAGGTGGTTCACCTGGACTCGGCTGATGCGACGGGAAGCTATTCCGCGATGCGGATAGCAATTGATCACGGAGAACTGAAGCACGGAGATGCTTCGATCAGTTTGGATGGGACACTGACATCTGCAAAAGCGCCGTTGGCGAAGTCGCCGGGTATTCCGCAATTTGATGCGAGTTCCCTTCTTCGCGCAAATCTGCATGCGACCAGCGTAAACGCCGACAAGCTCGCACCCTTTCTTGAAAAGCACCTCCCCATCGCTGGATCGATGAGCGCGCAGATTGCAGTGGATGGACCCGTCGAGAAGCTGAACGGCAATGGGTGGGTGCAGCTGGATAACGGCGAGTTGTATGGAGAGCCGTTGACGCGAATTCGAGCAGAAGGAAAGTTCACCGGGCCACTGGTGCAGTTAGCGTCCGTAACGCTGAACCATGCCGCCGGCACCGTGGCGGCATCTGGAAGTTACGATCTGCACACGCAGCAATTCACTGTGGACGCGCGGGGTGCGGGAATCGACATCGCGAAGGTTGACAAGCTGCGCAATGCGGGCACGGCGTTGTCGGGAAGTATGGGGTTTACGCTGTCAGGCTCAGGCACGGTTGACGATCCGCACCTGAACGCGCGCGCGTCGCTGGCAAACTTTACGGTAAGCGGCGAGCGCTTTGGCGAATTCGATATAGTCGCGCACACTGCGAATCGGAATGTGACGTATGACATAACCTCGCGTCTGGAAGCGGCCGAGCTTACGGCGCATGGACAGACTGCGCTACAGGGTGACAACGAGACGCAGGCGTCGCTGAACTTCTCAAAATTCAATATCGGCGCGCTGTTGGAGATGGCGCACATCAACGGGCTGACCGGCGAGTCGGACCTTGAGGGAACCGTTACGGTGCAGGGACCGCTGGCGCGACCGGAACAGATGCGGGGCGATGCGCGGATTCAGGAACTGGCGGTGACGATTGCCGGAGTGCACCTGCATAGCGAAGGTGGCCTGCATGCCAGCATGAACAATTCGCTGATCACGCTGGATCCACTACACGTGACGGGTGAAGAGACGGACCTGCACGCCCAGGGCACTTTGAATCTGACGGGCAAGCGGCAACTGGATTTGGCGGCGAACGGGTCAATCAATTTGAAGCTGGCCGAATCAATCGATCCGGATCTCACGGCACGCGGAACAACAACGTTTCGCGTCGAAGCACACGGACCTCTGGAGAATCCGGGGTTGTCGGGGAAGATTGATTTCGAGGATGCATCCTTGGCGCTCGAGGATTTGCCAAACAGCCTGAGCCAGTTGCACGGGACGCTCGAGTTCAACCAGAACCGGCTGGAAGTGAAGTCGCTCACTGCGATGAGTGGTGGTGGCCTGCTGAGCGTGTCGGGATATCTGGCCTACCAGCACGGCATCTATGCCGACCTTGCGCTGAAGGGAAAATCGATTCGCATCCGCTATCCGCAGGGTGTGAGTTCGGCGGCGGATATCAACCTGCAATTGCAAGGGCCACAGAACAACCTGCTGCTGAGCGGCAACGTGATGATCACACGATTCACGGTGAGCCCGGAGATGGACTTTGTGGCACTGGCAGCGCAGGCCGGCAAGTCGCAGCCGATTGCGCCGGCAAATGCGCCATCGAATCATGTGCGGCTCGATGTGCGCATTCAATCGTCGCCACAGTTGAACTTTCAGAATGCCTACGCGAAGCTGGCGGGGGACGTGGATCTTCGGCTTCGGGGGACGGTGGCTTCGCCGTCGCTGCTGGGGCGAATCTCAATCACGGAAGGCAGCGCAACGATTGCCGGAACACGATATGAACTGCAGCGCGGCGAAATCACCTTTAACAATCCGGTGCGCATCCAGCCATTGATTGATTTGAATGCCACGGCGCGGGTGGAGGATTACGACATCACGCTGGGGCTGCATGGGTCCGTCGATCAGCTCGCGGTGACTTACCGGAGCGATCCTCCACTGCCCGAGGCTGACGTAGTGGCGCTGCTGGCGCTGGGACGCACGCAGGATCAGCAAAGGCTTTACACAGCGCAGCAGGAGCAGATCGCCAACAACCCAGCTACGGATGCCCTGCTAGGCGGAGCTCTGAATGCAACGGTGAGCAGCCGGGTGCAGAAGCTGTTCGGGGCGGGATCGGTGAAGGTGGATCCGAACTACCTGGGCGTGCTGGGCAACTCGACTACGCGCATCACAGTGGAAGAACAGCTGGGCAAGAACCTCACCCTGACCTATGCGACCGATGTGGACACGACGGCGCAACAGCTATTGCAAGCCGAAATCGCGATCAACCGGCATGTCTCGCTGCTGGTGGCGCGGGACGAGTCCGGTGTCTTCTCGATGGTGGTAAAGGCTACGCGGCGCTTCAAGTAG
- a CDS encoding BON domain-containing protein — MKTTKNILATAGIAAALALSVAGIPQVSYAATGFGAAMGQDSSGDAQAKLKKSQFKDVKVTVENGIATLSGTVSLYEYKKDAANRVRKVKGVTAVRNEIQVSGPNVEDNELKTKLAEKLAYDRVGYGTTPFNAITVNVENGMVTLGGHAYSDVDKDSAVALVSTYPGVKDVSDEIEVDPTSIMDDQTRMAVARAIYGYPSLNRYASDPAKPIRISVQNGHVELYGVVDSKADKDTAYLRANAVPGIFSVKNYLQVAGKENENEKP; from the coding sequence ATGAAGACGACGAAAAATATCTTAGCCACCGCAGGAATCGCGGCTGCTCTCGCCCTCAGTGTTGCAGGCATCCCCCAGGTCTCATATGCGGCGACAGGTTTTGGCGCGGCTATGGGGCAGGACAGTTCGGGCGATGCGCAGGCAAAGCTTAAAAAATCGCAGTTCAAGGACGTAAAGGTCACGGTCGAAAATGGGATCGCCACGCTGAGCGGTACGGTGAGCCTTTACGAGTACAAGAAGGATGCCGCAAACCGGGTCCGCAAGGTCAAGGGCGTAACGGCGGTGCGGAATGAGATCCAGGTGTCCGGGCCCAATGTTGAGGACAACGAGTTAAAAACCAAGCTGGCCGAGAAGCTGGCGTACGATCGCGTTGGCTACGGGACCACGCCGTTCAATGCAATTACGGTCAATGTCGAGAATGGAATGGTAACGCTCGGAGGCCACGCGTACTCTGACGTGGACAAGGACTCCGCTGTCGCCCTGGTGTCGACCTATCCCGGTGTGAAAGATGTTTCAGATGAGATCGAGGTCGATCCCACATCGATCATGGACGACCAAACAAGGATGGCCGTGGCGCGTGCCATCTACGGTTATCCGAGTTTGAACCGGTATGCCAGCGACCCGGCAAAGCCGATTCGTATCTCTGTTCAAAACGGCCATGTTGAGTTGTACGGGGTGGTCGATTCGAAGGCTGACAAAGACACGGCTTACCTTCGAGCCAACGCCGTTCCTGGCATATTCAGCGTGAAAAACTATCTGCAGGTTGCCGGCAAGGAAAACGAGAACGAGAAGCCGTAA
- a CDS encoding STAS domain-containing protein, which yields MLNDGPLTIDRKEGRNPGTRVFCLSGPLTLRNLFELQAELRGTAPPPLTVIDLTAVPYMDSAGMGLVMNHYVRCQTKGAKLVVAGANSRVMDLFKVTKVDTVLPLVSTIEDAEA from the coding sequence ATGTTGAACGACGGACCCTTGACCATCGACCGTAAAGAGGGCAGAAATCCCGGTACACGGGTGTTCTGCCTTTCAGGACCGCTCACGTTGCGCAACTTGTTCGAGTTGCAGGCAGAGTTGCGCGGGACGGCGCCTCCGCCGCTGACGGTGATCGACCTTACGGCAGTCCCCTACATGGATTCCGCAGGGATGGGGCTGGTGATGAATCATTACGTTCGCTGCCAGACGAAGGGCGCAAAGCTTGTCGTCGCCGGCGCAAACAGCCGGGTGATGGATCTCTTCAAGGTAACGAAGGTCGACACGGTGCTGCCGCTGGTCAGTACGATCGAGGACGCGGAAGCGTAG
- a CDS encoding UbiA-like polyprenyltransferase, whose product MGLAAKTRTTLEMIKWEHSIFALPFTLTSVLLASHGAPGWRTLGWILVAMVTARSCAMAFNRWADADLDAANPRTRMRAIPAGQLSRGFVLGFTVLMGLGFVIASAELNRLTLYLAPFVLVVLLGYSYMKRVTRWSHLVLGLALGLAPSAAWIAVRGSLDPRIVVLTAAVMLWVGGFDVLYACQDFEHDREAGLHSIPQALGVTAAFWVARAMHLIMLTLLVWFGYLFSFGIAGWLGVAAAGLLLAYEHSIVSPGDMRRLNAAFFTMNGVIAMVFLVFVAADVWLRR is encoded by the coding sequence ATGGGGCTGGCCGCTAAAACCCGTACAACGCTGGAGATGATCAAGTGGGAGCACTCGATCTTTGCGTTACCTTTTACGTTGACTTCGGTGTTGCTGGCGAGTCACGGAGCGCCCGGCTGGCGGACGCTGGGGTGGATATTGGTCGCGATGGTCACGGCTCGCTCGTGTGCGATGGCCTTCAATCGCTGGGCGGACGCAGACCTTGACGCAGCTAATCCGAGAACGCGTATGCGCGCGATTCCGGCGGGCCAGCTTTCTCGAGGATTTGTGCTCGGGTTCACGGTACTGATGGGGCTCGGATTTGTGATCGCCTCAGCAGAACTGAACCGGCTAACGCTTTACCTGGCACCTTTCGTCCTGGTGGTATTGCTGGGATACAGCTACATGAAGCGGGTGACGCGCTGGTCGCACCTGGTGCTGGGATTGGCCTTGGGGCTCGCCCCCTCGGCGGCGTGGATCGCGGTGCGGGGCAGTCTCGATCCTCGCATTGTGGTTCTGACTGCGGCAGTGATGCTGTGGGTGGGCGGATTTGATGTTCTCTACGCATGCCAGGATTTTGAACACGATCGCGAAGCCGGACTGCACAGTATTCCGCAGGCGCTAGGTGTTACGGCCGCCTTCTGGGTGGCGCGCGCGATGCATCTGATCATGCTGACGCTGCTGGTATGGTTTGGATATTTGTTCAGCTTCGGCATCGCGGGATGGCTGGGCGTGGCGGCGGCCGGACTGCTGCTGGCTTATGAGCACTCGATTGTTTCGCCCGGGGATATGCGGCGCTTGAACGCTGCTTTTTTCACCATGAACGGCGTCATCGCGATGGTCTTTCTGGTTTTTGTAGCCGCCGACGTGTGGCTGCGGAGATAG
- the pheA gene encoding prephenate dehydratase — translation MKIAIQGEHGSFSHEATIAMLPDSVIVPCSVSSDVFNALASGSVEGAVIPIENSLAGSVLEHFDLLLQHDVKVVREAQLRIRHNLIGISSTIEDIDRVFSHPVALAQCRKFLAEHPRMESFAFYDTAGSVKQLVELRDRHAAAIASEAAARYYGAQILQAGIEDNPENYTRFFLVRRARDARFDGNANKTSLAFSVENRPGSLVAALNELSALGTNLTKIESRPVQGKPWEYVFYVDCQLQSADEASRATDALKPHCAMVKELGRYVEAGKKRTRDVGTGK, via the coding sequence ATGAAGATTGCCATCCAGGGGGAACATGGCTCGTTCAGCCACGAAGCAACGATCGCCATGCTGCCGGACTCCGTGATTGTGCCTTGTTCCGTTTCATCTGACGTTTTCAATGCGCTTGCCAGCGGATCGGTAGAAGGCGCAGTCATTCCAATTGAGAACAGCCTCGCGGGATCGGTGCTGGAACACTTCGATCTGCTGCTGCAACACGATGTGAAAGTGGTGCGGGAAGCGCAGCTACGCATTCGCCACAATCTGATCGGAATCTCGTCGACAATTGAGGATATCGATCGCGTATTTTCTCATCCGGTGGCGCTGGCGCAATGCAGGAAATTCCTTGCCGAGCATCCGCGGATGGAATCGTTCGCTTTTTACGATACGGCCGGCAGCGTAAAACAACTGGTAGAACTACGCGACCGGCACGCAGCGGCTATCGCCAGCGAGGCTGCAGCTCGCTACTACGGAGCGCAGATTCTGCAGGCAGGGATTGAAGACAATCCGGAAAACTACACTCGATTCTTTCTGGTGCGGCGTGCCAGGGATGCGCGATTCGACGGCAATGCGAACAAGACCAGCCTTGCATTTTCTGTTGAGAATCGGCCTGGATCGCTAGTGGCAGCACTAAACGAACTTTCAGCGTTGGGCACAAATCTGACCAAGATCGAGTCACGACCCGTGCAGGGAAAGCCCTGGGAGTATGTCTTCTATGTGGACTGCCAGTTGCAATCAGCCGACGAGGCCTCACGTGCTACAGACGCGCTGAAGCCGCACTGCGCGATGGTGAAAGAGCTGGGCAGGTATGTGGAGGCGGGGAAAAAGAGAACGAGGGACGTAGGGACCGGGAAATAG
- a CDS encoding outer membrane beta-barrel protein — protein sequence MKKIALIAFLLAVCVAAGRAQESRQDISISGSALVEPFIASSTDVQVHSNAAYGALLSYRFMLTPSSALEANYGITYQNKINYYVNPNHYQVNTRTQEISAAYVRSFTFKKFNPFLEAGPGAFIFLPIRNSGTTSLDVKQQTAIGGLYGGGIAYEISPSFDIRAEFRGFVTKVPTFGVSQFSTNKWYNIYYPTLGVAYHF from the coding sequence ATGAAGAAGATCGCCCTTATTGCCTTTCTGCTGGCCGTGTGCGTAGCAGCGGGCCGCGCTCAGGAGAGCCGGCAGGATATCAGCATCAGTGGATCGGCTCTCGTCGAGCCTTTTATTGCATCCTCCACCGATGTTCAAGTGCATTCCAACGCCGCGTACGGCGCATTGCTAAGTTATCGGTTCATGCTTACACCAAGCAGCGCGCTTGAGGCCAATTATGGAATCACTTACCAGAACAAGATCAACTACTACGTGAACCCCAATCACTACCAGGTCAACACCCGCACCCAGGAGATTTCGGCAGCCTACGTACGCAGCTTCACCTTCAAAAAGTTCAATCCGTTTCTTGAAGCGGGTCCGGGCGCGTTCATCTTTCTCCCCATCCGGAATTCTGGTACCACCAGCCTTGACGTGAAGCAGCAGACTGCGATCGGCGGACTGTACGGCGGAGGCATAGCGTACGAGATCAGCCCCAGTTTCGATATCCGCGCCGAGTTTCGCGGGTTCGTCACCAAGGTGCCTACGTTTGGCGTTAGCCAATTCAGCACCAACAAGTGGTACAACATCTACTACCCGACACTGGGTGTGGCATACCACTTCTAA
- a CDS encoding LysR substrate-binding domain-containing protein, whose translation MDLSQLETFLAVAEERSFSRAAVRLHRTQPAISQVIRKLEASLGETLFDRAARDGSLTASGELLRDYAQRLLALRREATSALGELKSLERGRLQLAANEYTCMYLLPAIDQFRRRFPDIGISVHRMLASRIAEELSLRTFEIGVTSFKLDPEKFRTVAVYNDSLAFIVSPRHRLAKASRVSINDLGKENFIAHNVTSPLRRKVIEAFQRYRTPLNMGIDLPTIEAIKRFVAMGNGVALVPHLTIAHELEAGELVRVTVDELEFKRVLRLVHRRQATLSYTALAFLQTVRELAQKHGPPYYYHVERAG comes from the coding sequence ATGGACCTCTCTCAACTCGAAACATTTCTTGCCGTTGCCGAAGAGCGCAGCTTCTCCCGAGCCGCCGTCCGCCTCCACCGCACGCAGCCAGCCATCAGCCAGGTCATCCGCAAGCTTGAGGCATCGCTTGGTGAAACCCTCTTTGACCGCGCCGCTCGTGATGGATCGCTCACTGCTTCTGGCGAGCTGCTGCGGGACTACGCACAACGCCTGCTAGCGCTACGCCGCGAAGCTACCAGTGCGCTCGGCGAGTTGAAGAGCCTGGAACGCGGGCGTCTGCAGCTGGCTGCAAACGAATACACCTGTATGTACCTGCTTCCGGCCATTGACCAGTTCCGCCGCCGCTTTCCCGATATTGGCATCTCAGTCCACCGCATGCTGGCCAGCCGCATCGCTGAGGAACTGAGCCTGCGAACGTTCGAGATCGGAGTGACGTCGTTCAAGCTCGACCCAGAAAAATTTCGTACAGTCGCTGTCTATAACGACAGCCTGGCCTTTATCGTTAGCCCCCGTCACCGGCTCGCCAAGGCCTCCAGGGTTTCCATCAACGACCTCGGCAAGGAGAACTTCATCGCCCACAATGTCACATCGCCCCTGCGCCGAAAGGTGATTGAGGCTTTTCAGCGTTACCGTACTCCGTTGAATATGGGAATCGATCTGCCCACCATCGAAGCCATCAAGCGATTCGTCGCCATGGGCAACGGGGTAGCCCTGGTCCCTCACCTGACCATCGCCCACGAGCTCGAAGCGGGCGAACTGGTGCGTGTGACCGTCGACGAGCTTGAATTCAAACGTGTGCTCCGCCTCGTGCACCGCCGTCAGGCGACTCTTTCCTACACGGCCCTTGCGTTTTTGCAAACCGTGCGCGAGCTAGCCCAGAAGCACGGGCCCCCATACTACTACCACGTAGAACGCGCTGGATGA
- a CDS encoding 2-isopropylmalate synthase: MNNPNHVAFFDTTLRDGEQSPGCSMTTQEKLTMAHALEDLGVDIIEAGFAMASEGDFAAIATITQAVRKPRIASLARAKTEDIEMAARALQFAERSRIHVFLASSDLHLEYKLKMSRQQALDQAAESVRLARTFVEDVEFSPEDATRSDRDFLVEIVRVAIEAGATTINMPDTVGYTTPEEYGQMFREVRERIPAVDAEGIILSSHCHDDLGLAAANSLAAITAGARQVECTINGIGERAGNASLEELAAALHVRSERYGVTTNIKLDQLYPTSQVLGQIITFRPSPNKAIVGANAFAHESGIHQHGMLANPLCYEIMTPSLVGVSRTSLVLGKHSGRAALRHRLEQLGYTLSREELQQTYYRFAALADRKKNIYDQDLIGILPDPIRDRKQEPVVAELD; encoded by the coding sequence ATGAACAATCCAAATCACGTTGCATTCTTCGATACCACTCTGCGCGATGGCGAGCAGTCGCCTGGTTGCAGCATGACCACGCAGGAGAAACTGACCATGGCGCACGCCCTCGAGGACCTGGGCGTCGACATCATCGAAGCTGGATTCGCGATGGCGTCGGAAGGCGATTTTGCCGCGATTGCGACGATTACGCAGGCAGTTCGCAAGCCGCGTATCGCTTCCCTCGCCCGCGCAAAGACTGAGGACATCGAAATGGCCGCGCGCGCGCTGCAGTTTGCGGAGCGCTCACGTATTCATGTCTTCCTCGCCTCAAGCGATCTGCACCTCGAGTACAAACTGAAGATGAGCCGCCAGCAGGCCCTCGATCAAGCAGCGGAATCAGTCCGCCTGGCGCGAACTTTTGTGGAGGACGTGGAGTTTTCACCGGAAGATGCGACGCGTTCGGATCGTGACTTTCTGGTTGAGATTGTGCGCGTGGCCATCGAAGCCGGTGCCACGACGATCAACATGCCGGATACGGTGGGTTACACAACGCCGGAAGAGTACGGGCAAATGTTCCGCGAGGTGCGCGAGCGCATTCCAGCGGTGGACGCGGAAGGCATCATTCTCTCTTCGCACTGCCACGACGATCTGGGACTTGCGGCGGCGAATTCGCTGGCTGCGATCACTGCAGGAGCGCGGCAGGTTGAGTGCACCATCAACGGCATCGGCGAACGCGCAGGTAATGCGTCGCTTGAGGAGCTAGCCGCGGCCCTGCATGTGCGCAGCGAGCGTTACGGCGTGACTACGAACATCAAGCTCGATCAGCTTTATCCTACGAGCCAAGTGCTGGGTCAAATCATTACCTTCAGGCCGTCGCCCAACAAGGCGATTGTGGGCGCGAATGCATTCGCGCATGAGTCGGGCATTCATCAGCACGGCATGCTAGCCAATCCGTTGTGCTACGAGATCATGACGCCTTCATTGGTCGGTGTGTCGCGGACCAGCCTGGTGCTGGGCAAGCACTCGGGGCGCGCGGCGCTGCGGCATCGGCTGGAGCAATTGGGCTATACGCTTTCGCGCGAGGAGTTGCAGCAGACCTACTACCGCTTTGCGGCCCTGGCCGATCGCAAAAAGAATATCTATGACCAGGATTTGATCGGCATCCTACCGGATCCGATTCGCGACCGGAAGCAGGAGCCGGTAGTGGCGGAACTCGATTAA